Proteins from a single region of Limosilactobacillus fermentum:
- the argB gene encoding acetylglutamate kinase — protein sequence MTETIVIKVGGHASKLLDDQFYHQLAKWRAQEKHVLIIHGGGPQISQWLDLMKLPNHKEDGVRVSTPACLEVIQAVLLGVVQPALCHQLTTHHLPVVGLNTNDHHLLAGNYLDQPHFGEVGQITGVNQAWLDQLLTNEIGVLAPLAQTASGQLLNVNADTAAAEIATRLGASKLVLLTDVPGVLKAGKVLPRLDQTGANQLFAHHQITAGMMPKLTAAFSALKRGVANVSITNDLTQSGTALAHQVSA from the coding sequence ATGACAGAGACCATCGTTATCAAAGTTGGCGGCCACGCCAGTAAACTCTTAGACGACCAGTTCTACCACCAACTTGCCAAGTGGCGCGCCCAGGAAAAACACGTCTTGATCATCCACGGCGGCGGACCCCAGATTAGCCAGTGGCTGGACCTGATGAAGCTGCCTAACCACAAGGAAGACGGGGTCCGGGTTTCCACCCCAGCCTGCCTAGAAGTGATTCAAGCCGTCTTATTAGGGGTGGTTCAACCGGCCCTGTGCCACCAGTTGACCACTCACCACCTCCCCGTGGTTGGCCTAAACACTAACGACCACCACTTACTAGCTGGTAATTACCTCGACCAGCCCCACTTTGGTGAGGTCGGCCAGATCACCGGGGTCAATCAGGCATGGCTGGACCAACTTCTGACCAACGAAATTGGCGTCTTAGCCCCGTTGGCCCAAACAGCCAGCGGTCAACTCTTAAACGTTAACGCTGACACGGCCGCCGCCGAAATTGCCACCCGACTTGGCGCCAGCAAGCTCGTCCTCTTAACCGACGTGCCCGGGGTCTTAAAGGCTGGCAAGGTCTTGCCACGCCTTGATCAGACCGGTGCCAACCAACTCTTCGCCCACCACCAAATCACGGCCGGTATGATGCCGAAACTAACCGCCGCTTTTTCCGCCCTAAAGAGGGGCGTTGCTAACGTTTCAATCACTAATGACCTCACCCAGTCAGGGACCGCCCTGGCCCACCAGGTCAGCGCTTAA